A window of Macrotis lagotis isolate mMagLag1 chromosome 1, bilby.v1.9.chrom.fasta, whole genome shotgun sequence genomic DNA:
ctaaatcatttttttcaatatgtaCAACTTTATGCTATTTTTTGCCCCTTACATAGAAAGTACCTTTTCTAactttatataactatataaatctTATTCATCCCTCCCAGTCCATCCACCAATCCAACTTTTTCCTTGAAGCCTTTCCTAGCAGTTTCTTGAATTGAAACCTCTTCGTGGTATCCCATGGGCCTGTGTGGTATTTCTCCTACATATTTGGGCACATAATTATGtcccttttgttctcttcttGTGTAGTGTCATGTATTGTGAGTCTTTTCAACTCTTCTGTAATccataaaatcatctaaaaatatcTCTTGATGAcagatagaaaatattttgtataattttttgtaTCCTCCCTAGTGCCTGGGCTTTCTAGTACTacatcatatttaaaaataagttgaatTCAAGGgaattaagttaatttttttttaaataaaggttgTTACTTGTGAGCTGCCATACTTAAAAGGACAGGGCCTTCAAAACTATAAAAGTTCATACAGGTATACCTGTATGGCATGGCACAAAGCCATAAATACATTTTTACAGTAATGCCATTTGTACAGTAATCATAAGATTAAAATCATAAGATTAAAGATACAGAATTGGAAGAGAcacctccctttttttttttttaatagagacaACCCCTTCCTTTTTTATAAACAATGACCCTGAGAACAGAGCAGGTTACTTGCTCATGTTCATACAGGGTATTAAGTAAACAGCTGAGTGAGCATTCAAACCTAAggtctttgactccaaatttattgttctttccacaatatcataataattaacatttttatagtattctaaagttaataatacattttatttcattttgttgcctgatcctcacaacaactatgTGAAGTTATTTGTAATGCAATCCAGTATAACATTCATTGTAGGTAGAATATTTCTGAGACCAGCTTACTTGCTTTCTGTCCAGTTCCCCTAGCATATGATTTacttatttatgatttattttgtaCCCCAGAATAACACCCCATCAGACACAGAGAAATCCTAGCTCTCCCTTTCCAGTCATTTCCGCACATTTCCCACCTTGAGAACATATATATGCTTCTACTCTAGCTGGTAATGTTCCTATTGGACTAATGACCCCACTAAAACATTGTGTTCGCTTCACTTAACATTCTTTTATGTGGAGAATGAAGTAAGTTTGACAtggcagattcttttttttcccacttaaagatttttatttattttgagtttgacaatttttcccctaatcttacttccctccccctatcccccacagaaggcaatttgccagtcttttacattgtttccacgttacacattgatccaaattgaacttgatgagagagaaatcatatccttaaggaagaaacataaagtataagagatatagcaagatcagacaataagataacagtttttttctaaattaaagttaatagtccttggtctttgttcaaactccacagttatttatctgcatatggatggtattctccattgcagacagccccaaattgtccctgattgttgcactgatggaatgagcaagcccatcaaggttgaacatcgcccccatgttgctattagggtgtatagtgtttttctggttctgctcatctcactcagcatcagttcatgcagatccctccaggcttccctgaatccccattccttttggtttctaaaagaacaatagtgttccatgacatacatataccacagtttgctaagccattccccagttgaaggtcattcacttgatttccaattctttgccaccacaaacagggctgctaggaatattttgttagaagtgatgtttttaccctttttcatcatctcttcagggtatagacccagtagtggtattgctggatcaaagggtatgcacatttttgttgccatttttgttgccctttgggcgtagttccagattgctctccaggaaaggttggatgatttcagagcaccaccaacaatgtattagtgttggCAGGGCATATTcttgaataaatttatttatgacttggaatattttgtttcagagaaattctgatttaaaaaaaatagatcaggCTGCTGAACATTCTACTTGAATGCAACTTCAGACTACTCAGTATTAAGTAGACTTAgagaaatataactttttttttcttttctagctgCAGGAAATGCCTTTTGTCAGGCTGCCAAACTGCATATGCAGCTACAGAGCAAGCATGATTCTGCTACAAGTTTTGTGGATGCTGGAAATGCTTACAAAAAGGCCGATCCACAAGGTAAGATCCAGAATACTATGTCCTCAGCAATATTTGCTTAACTATGGTAAATGTTTTGCATATTTTCAGATCTTTCTTTAGGTAGACCATTAGCAAAGTCTTTTCATAGgctacaagaatattttattttgatcctttttacAAAAAGGAATACTGTAACCTAATTTAGAATAGTTTGAGTTCAGGGGACCCTTATTTATCCAAATATTTGGAAGTAGTATATGGACAAAGAGTAAATGATTCTGATTGTGAAGTTACGAACAAATTTATTGGTGATATTGATTGTATACATGGTTTGTATATACTTACTGTCTTTTTTATAGAAGCTTTAAGGCTGTTtacattttgaatatatataagaAGGAACTGGTTTGGAGCTTTAattccattttgatattattctCTCTTCTAGAAGATTACATTTTATgtaagattaaaatatatttaaaaactcaTTTGTAACTCTTATAGAAATCCTCCCAGTTATAGAATGAGGTTGTGAAGTGGTAGGGTAGAGACTTGGAAGAATGTATAGTAGTTATATATTAGTTTTGGAAAAggatttttcaatatattttgatttctttatttagtaTGCTTAGGGAAAAGTTTTTAGAATGAatatgctggggcagctaggtggcacagtggattttcattgtatttttatttttttaatttatatttaaggcattagggttaattgacttgccaacggtcacacagctaggtaattattaaatgtctgaggccagattttaactcaggccctcctaactccaggcccagtgctttctTCACTTTGCCACCATTGTACTTTTAATGGTAATTTCCTTTGCTTctatagagaattattttcctcaagAAATAACTAGAGATTtaatcagaatatttttaatgctAGTTTCTcaccttaaaatattaaataaaaaagaatatgtacAGGGTATCCCAAAAGCTTTAATAACACACAGTGCATGTGTATACcaacatgtgtgtatatatgtataaatatatatctacagtatacataaatacatacatagtGCATATACATGTACTATGTAATGAAAGATATCTATCATAtgtgacaatttaaaaaatttcatatatGCTCAATTTCATCCTTTTTTCATCAAAAGTTCTTTGATTCCACTTTTTCCTCTTGTTTGAAATGTCCTTCAGACGTCCTCTAgacaatcatttattcattccattGATATattttgaagtgaaaaaaaagacattgccAAATTATCTGGTGTTTATCAGAAATTTTCACTTttagttattaaaataatatccTAGAATGGAGTTAACTTTTGACTCAGTATATTTTATGTTGCTGAACTACTTTTATGCCATGGTAGTTTTTTGATACCTTTTATTAAGGaagttgtgaatttttttttttagtgtgtgtgtttttttttttgcaaggcattgaggttaagtggcttgcccaaggccacacaggtaggtaattaattagtgtctgaggctggatttgaactcaggtcttcctgactccagggcccatgctttatctactatgccacctagccaccccgaagttgtgaatttttaaaataaatttccatagtTTTTTTATGTAGATGTTTAATAGAATGATAGACATGCACTTTCTTGAGTATGCTAGAAAATGTTGGCTTGACCTAAGGAAtttcatcaaaattttttttgagaactcTAAGAAGAATAGAACTTAAAGTACTGACCTTTCTTGTGTCTTCAGTAGAAGGAAATGATACTATATCTTCTATTTATGATTCATATGAGACCATAACAGGACAATCCTTCCTGCTACTTATGGTTTTAAATTATAACTGGCCCAAGTACTATTAATGaacccatgctttttttttatgatGCAGTCTTTCATCTGGATGGAATCCTCATTTAAAGGTTATAAGCTAAATACTGCTAGCTCAAGCTATAATTCCCTAATTTACATTGTAGTGGCTGGGAACAAAATCAAGCTATTACAACTGGACTTTTGCATGACCGTGTTTGCTTTTTACTAACTTCCTGTCCACCTTCCATCTCCAAATTATATCTAATTAATAATATTCTAAGAGCCGTGAAGAAAATTTCACTTTAACCTTATCTGAATGgatttctcattgtttttcttaAATGCCTTCGCTTCAGAGGCTATCAACTGCTTAAATGCAGCCATCGATATTTACACAGACATGGTAAGAAACTGCATTGCTTGAGCGGCTGTGGGGTGGAATCAGTGAGATGTCttgaagttttattctttttttcactttttcccaaACTGATCCTTTACTTCTATagagaaaacaaatgaatatGATAGATGAAcctttgttttgatttctttattctcAGGGAAGATTTACAATTGCAGCTAAGCATCACATTACTATTGCTGAGATATATGAAACTGAGCTGGTAGATATTGAAAAGGTAAGTTTGCAGTAATTTTTCTTGCAGAATTTGATCTAAAGAATGACAGATataattaatcttttttctttagattttatttattttgagttttacaattccccccctatTGTCActtctctccccctaccccccacagaaggcagtctgttagtctttatttacattgtttccataggatacattgatctaagttgaatgtgatgagagagaaatcatatccttaaggaagaataataaagtatTAAGAGAttgtaaaattacataagattttttttttaaattaaaggtaatagtctttggtctttattcaaactccacaattttttctctggatacagatggtattctccattgcagatagcccaaaattgtgcctgactgttgcactgatggaatgagcaaatccattaaggttgatcatcacccccatgttgtttttagggtgtacaatatttttctggttctgctcatcttgttcggcatcagttcatgcaaatccttccaggcttccctgaattcccatccttcctggtttctaatagaacaatactattccgtGACATACATAAACTAaggtttgttaagccattccccagttgaaggacatttacttgatttccaattctttgccaccacaaacagcgctgctatgaatatttttgtacaagtgatgtttttacccttttttatcatctcttcagggtatagacccagtagtgggtatatacattttttgttgccctttgggcataattccaaactgctctccagaaagattggatcagttcacaactccactaacaacgtgttagtgtcccagattgatcattatccttaatcttttttttttaaagaaagcattttaCTAGCCAGTTAAAATTTTACTAAAGGATATTTTCCAAAGCCAATTTACATTTTGGTAATAACTAATTATTTATTCTTCATCAGGGTTTTCACTGATCACTTCTAAAAATGTCCTTTATCTTTTAATGTAAGGtcattcaaataataattttttgaatttaatcCTGTACTCTGCTAAGAATCTCTTGCAActcattttatcagtgaaaaGGAAAAATGCTGCAAAATGATCTTGAATGAAGATGACTTattgttatttctgtttttgaTTGGAAACCCCAGAAGAAAAGATCTTTTATCTTATTGACTTCTATCAATCTTCTTTCAAGGAAGTAACAAAAAGTCATGTTCCCAGGAGGTGCTTGATAATGGGGTATTCAGACTTTAACGACTTCATTTAAACAGCAAACGTGGGAAGGCAGTATGGAAGCCAACAGGTGGTATTTTCAAGGACAGCTAGGTTGTAAGCTTCATTTTATATCTCCTTGAAAATGCCATTTTAGCCCAAGTAACTATTTGAATATGAGACCAGTATTGGGACTCATAACTttcagaactaaaaggaaaaaacactTCATTTTGTCTTCTGTCTTCTCCATTAAATAATATGATCTTTACATTGGAAGGTATATAGAAGCAACATGTTTAAGAAGAAATTGATATCTGTAAGGgaatatttagtttttaaatttttttcttttcttcatatctAGATAATTCCTatttgatatttgcccattttCATACATAAGAATTTGAAGATTGCATGATCATTGTCTTTGAGAAATCATAATGAATGGGAAAGTAGCCAGAAGATTAGAAGTGGGCAAAGAATGTTTCTGAGTTTCAGATAAGGAAGAACCAATAGATGACAGAaactaaaaataagcaaaatgctAGAATAGATTATTTAATGTGTTTGTggacataaaataataattactagGAGTTTTCTTGAATTCACTAAATCCAGTTATTTTAAACTAACCCAACTTTCTTAGAGTTTCTAGATAAGTACATCAAGTGACTGTCTCAGATTCTGTATATTCTCAACATCAGAAAGGCATTTGATCAAACCTAtccttatattcatatatatatatgtgtatatatatatgtatgtatatatatatatatatatatatatatatatatgaaaattagaGAGGTGCTGCCTAAATGATATTGTGGTTAAGCAGTGCTTGCTACAAATCATTGCTAGTCTAAAGGGAAATCTCCAGTTGTGCCAGAGTACTCTACACTTTGGTAACATTCTGTTCCAGATCTTTGTCAATAATTTTTGGGAATATATAGAAGAGATGTTTATCACATTTGTGGGTGATACAAAACTTGAAGAGAGCTAATACATTgatttgggatttaaaaaaagCATACTGGAAAGATATCagaattaaaaaagtgaaattttataAGGATAAATATGAAATCCTTCACTTGGATTTGAAATAATCTATTATAAGAGATTGGGAACATTATTGACaatattttatgggaaaaaatctAGAGGCTTTAATTGAGTACTAGCTCAGTATGAGTCAACATTTTGATATGTCTTTAAAAAACGAATTTAGTTTTTGACTTCCTTAATAGAAGAGTAAATTAGGAATGATGGTAAGTAACAATTGAACTGTTGATCTAGAATAATCATTGTCATGAGTGGAATGACTGCAATAGAATGGGCAAGATCCTAAAAATCATATCTAAAGAGTCATGGGAAGGAATCAGGAGATATTCCAAATGCAGGAATAAATGCAGGAGGAAGTAGCATGGGCAAATGATATCAGAACAATGCAGTAGTGGGCTTAAGGAAGATAGATATCCTGGAAGAGAAAAGATCATGGAGTTAGGAGGATTTATTCACCTGTAGAGGCTTAGAGAGAGACAGTTGGTATGATTTAGAATCTAGAGATTAACTTGGGAGATTTCTTCTTAAAATGTCTTTTGCCTATTTTACTTCCTACATTTGGTGGTAAATATCTCTTCAAAAGACTGATTTTTGTAGTAAAATTTTATCCACAATagactgggaaaaaagaaatacctGTAAAACACTTAGATTTCAGATTTAAGGCTCATTGATGCCTTAGAAAAGTTGAAGTCAGAATAAAGCAAGTTATTTGGTATCTATTAGGTTTATCAGCAAATGGGTTATTGTTATCTAGGGAGTGtggtgaggaaagaaggaagcagtaGCAAAGATGAAACTTTTTATGCAGGAGAGTTTCAACTCTGATGTGCATCACTGGTATTTCaccaattttccatttttcccccaatttttttttggaggggagaggAGTATGATTAGAAGAAATAAAGTTTTATCTGATACCTAAACTCCAGGTATATTTTAGGATATTTGAATATTGTAACTAGTtgaaggaatgaaggagagataaaagaatGGGGAAGAATAATCTACTTACCCCCAAGGCTAATTTGTTAGATTTACTGAACTTTTTCCCTTCCCCATATAAAACAGGAACTTACGCTTATAAAGTCCACTGCTCTGTAAGACATATTCTGTGTAGGACATGGTCATGAACTCATAAGGaccatttgacaaaataaagaacaaagatcCAAACGTTCTGATTTTGTGAATGGTTTAtgtttagtttttcctttaaatatttgatagaattttgtTGTACATACATCTAGATTtatgagggggagggaaaggaaatataCTTATGTTTACTAAAATTTCTGAGATCACACTGTTGATTCTATTTCCTCTTGTTAATCCGAGTattacatatttttgaaaaatgcatCCATGTAGTTtatgttttcagttttgttgttATATAATTGGATATTTTCTGATGTCTTATTTTCTCTATTTgtgaatatcttttatttttttattacattgttatttttttcctttttaaaaaataagatcaactttaatggatatttttttttaagaattttgcaaggcaatggggttaagtgacttgcccaaggccacacggctaggtaattagtaagtgtctgaggtcggatttgaactcaggtactcctgactccagggccggtgctctatccattgcaccacctagctgccccttttaaaatgatctttaaaaacCATCTTCACCTACATCTTATATTAAAGGAAACATTGAGAAACTGTAAAAGTATTtttcttgggcggctaggtggcgcagtagatagaacaccggccctggagtcaggagtacctgggttcaaatccggtcgcagacacttactaattacctagccgtgtggccttgggcaagccacttaaccccattgccttgcaaaaaaagaaaaaacttaaaaaaacaaacttaaaagtattttttttttaattttgtttaacaatGAAGGCTATTGgctgtttggtttggtttggtttctggttggtttttttatgtttttgcaagacattgtggttaggtgacttgcccaaggtcacaaaactaggtaattattaagtgtctgaggccagatttgaactctggtcctcctgaccccagggttggtgctgtccactgtgccacctagctgcccccatggctTTTGACTTTTGTAAGATTTGCTATAGGCCCAAACTGAAACATAAACATATTCTAATCTGTAacagcaatttatattttgcacATTAAAGAAAAACATAGGGTGGAATAAGAtgatttcagtttttcctttcaGTTATAACAGTTTGTGATTTCATTATCAAATAAGCAAAAATTTCAGAGAACACACATGTGATTTTAAGAAAAGTCTTACTTTCTAATGTAGTCCTACCCTTTTGTCAATTGTTGGTAACTCGTTATttgaaaatttattgaaaattttcagGATTCTTCATAAGCATAACTTTACAAAATAGCGATTAAGCATTTTTTAATCTTATTGGTGTTATACTCCTACTCAGCACCACTGAAGATATTCTGAATTTTCAAGATTCAAAATAAATTGATTACTGTAATCCTCAAAGTCTTACTAATATGGAATAATATTATGTTTAATATTGCATAAGAGCATTCCAAAGTCCAGAGATAAAAAAGGAGTCAGAAGACTGGGCTTGAGTCCCACTCTTGCACTAACTGCCTTATGTCTAAGGCAAAGCATTCAAACCTCTCTGAGGTACATTTTCCCATAAGGCAGAAAAACCTTAATGATTCTTATTCTATCTACCTGACAGCATTGCAATGAGAATTAAATGATACTATATGTAAAGAAAGAGGCAGTGTAGCATAGGTAATAGAAAGTCAAACTTAATTCCAGTAAAATCTAGGTTCAAGTCCCAGCTGTGACACCAGGCAAGTTATTAATCACCTCAGTAACTCATAAGACTTTGACTGCCTTAGTAGATGTTTCTACACCAGGTGAAGAGCCCTAAGCTATCAGAATCACAGGTCCAGACCTCATATGTAAGTTATTTGTAAACTACACATAGCTCATTATCTACTTTTAATATTGTTATACTATTTTGAACTCAGTTTGGGAGAAAGAGGAATCAGtacctctcatttttctcatctcaaaATGAAGGGAAATCTAAGTTGATAACTAAGGCACCCCTCCAGTTCCAAATAATGTAATccatagaaatgaaaatagtcataatattatctctttgaaatTTAAGACCCTAAAGCACTGGGGataaagataaacaggaaatcattaaatccaatttacccaATTCCTGTTAAATGGAACAATGTTACAGTGAGGTTTCATTGTggttataaaatatacaaaaccGATAAATATAGAAAACTATCTGGCCCCTTCCTagctttacaaaatttttttaaaaaaaattttcttcaccCCAAGACACTCTATAATGTAGTGACACTCTTGATCACAATCAGTCTCTTGACTGCATTTCATTTGTTGGTGCCCAGACCTAGAATTTTCTCCCCACCTCTTCTCTATTTATTTGGACCTTGGATTTCTTCAAAACCAGTTAAAATCTCTTCTCCTAcaggaaatctttcccaatccTCCCTAAGGCTAGCAGCATCCCTCAACTAGGTATCTTCATTTGACTGTATGGCTGTTTGTATGTTATTGTCTTTCTCATCAGACTAGGAACTTAATGAACCCAATAAGGACAATCTTTTGTCTGTCTTTAGCCCACCGCTTAGGACAGGGCCTGACTtggagtaggcacttaataaatgtttgttgttagATTGATAAATGCTTACCCATATTTTTAGCCAAGTGCTCTTGGGTAGGTAGACACATACTTAGGGACCAAGCCTGACAAtatgagaggaagaaagaggcaaAGGAGGCCCCAGTGTGCCTGGGAAAGATCATCAGAGCACTCTGAAACATCATTAGGGAAGATAGATCAAGACCCATGGAAGGATATGagtcatactttttaaaaaatgcatatatttaatATCTAAAGATTTCATTTTCCAAGGAACAAAAGTATCCTGTGATAAGGAAATTTGATTAGGCTGATTCTGGTTCTGGTGAACAGTAAAAACaggaatataattttcaaaacttGCTTGGGCACACAAGTACTTGGTTCTTGTGTCAGTGGCTCATCAGCAAATTCTTTGTGCTAATTCTACTCTGATTCTATGGTCCACTTTTAAGAACTGACTTTTTgccttatctattttattttatttcatttttttttttttggtctttgcaaggcaatggggctaagtgatgtgcccacggtcacacagctagataattattaagtttctgaggctggatttgaactcatttcctctggactccaggaccagtgctctatccactgcaccatatagTTGcccattgctttattttttataagtGAATCTCTGTCTTGTACTCGTTTCAAAATTTTATTACTGTCTGATGTTCCAGTATCTGAGTCTAGTACTCCAGTTCCATTGAGACCTGAGATTTCTAGTAATTGCTGTACCTCTGCACTGGCAAATCCCAACTTTCTCTCCAGGCCTTTACATGTGAATAAACCCTCCTTGAATCCATTATCTTTTCCCATCCAAGATATCTATCTGCCTTTTGTCCACTATTGTTGTCAGCATTATTGACAGTGTTTTATGTGAAAAAATGTAGAAGCTTTAATTAAGTACTAGCTGAATGTGAGTCAACATTTTGATATGTCTTCAAAAAACTAATTTAGTTTTTGACTACCTTAATAGAAGAGTAAATTTGGAATGATAGTAAGTAATGATTGAACTATTGATCTTGAATATTCACTGACACTTGGCATTGGCTTTTTATGGGAGTGATGAGGAAATAATCATTAAGAAATAATGGAGTTAAAGCAAAATGTAGCAatgtaacattttttaaagtgttaacAACATACGTTCTTTTTTGGAAAATGTAATGGTGTCATAACATAAACTTAAGTTTTTTAATGGGACCAGAATATGCTACTTATTTCATTGATGGTATTATAAAAATACCAGAAAAAATTTTCTAGCATAAACTAAGGGAAGATAGAATGTTAAAATGTCATGATTAAACATTGATCtttaagaaaaaagtatttgttttgcttttaggcTATTGCACATTATGAGCAATCAGCTGACTATTATAAAGGAGAAGAATCAAACAGgcaagttttcttttaaaaatgaataatttgtttttgatgCATGTGTCAGAATTGATAAATGTTTAGGTTTTGCTTGGTTTTAAAAGTCTAAATAAAacgttttcttggaaaaaatcacttcagcttttccctttttctttttggaatgttttctatttttaactttattattcTTGATTTTCAGCTCAGCCAACAAATGTCTTCTGAAGGTGGCAGCATATGCTGCACAACTAGAACAGTACCAGAAAGCAATTGAAATCTATGAGCAGGTTAGTGCCTTTATCTTTAGAGTGTAAGCTTTTCtggatcattttaaaattaaccaTTCTTAAATTTTgagaatgtttattgaattaccTGATGATTTTCTATAAATCAATAATACTAGTCTCTATGTCTAGTAATATTTCTTTATACTAAACGGGAACAAAGATAACCTAGCTGGAAAGTTTTCTAAACCTAATAGACCATTCTAAACCTAATAGGACTTTCagtaagtcatttagcctttatttcctcatctgtgaactGAACTACGCTTCAATATTCCTTTCCTGCTGTGGATCTTTAATCTTACGGATAATGTATAttagtttataaaacatttttcacttgCATAGATTATGTCAGTATCAATATTACTAACCCCCAAATTTCTATTACCAGGTTGGGGCAAACACTATGGACAATCCTTTGTTGAAGTACAGTGCAAAAGATTACTTCTTTAAAGCCGCCCTTTGTCACTTCATAGTTGATGAATTGAATGCTAAGGTTAGTAGTTTTAAAGGGACATTTTCTAATAACCAAAACAAATTTTAGTCTCCTTCCACTTTGctcatattattgttattaatatataaataaatctctTTGCTTGTGaacaaattacaaattaaaaagcTACTAAATCCCTAAGTTATTCCATTTTAGTCttgactattaaaaaataaagcaagctTTTATCATGTATAAACTAGGACTTTAGTAGAGAACAAGAAGGAATCACAATAGAACTGTTAACTCATGAATCATGACCAGAATCCATAACTGCTTAATCACAGTGTTTGAATTTGGTTGAGAATGAAAATTAGGGAAAGTTGAGGTCagtaagaaacagaaagaattggTTGAGAACAGAATATCAGAACATCAGTTTTAGACAAATTTGTACCAGCTCATATTTGGGAAGCAAAAGTAAGGAACTTACATGAGAAGTAACCCTGTCTTCTAAACTCAATTACCACCCTGAATTAAGTCCCTGTTCTGCATGGACTCTTAAGTGGGAGAAGAATTagattaaattatctct
This region includes:
- the NAPB gene encoding beta-soluble NSF attachment protein isoform X2; the encoded protein is MDNAGKEREAVQLMAEAEKRVKSSHSFLRGLFGGNTRIEEACEMYTRAANMFKMAKNWSAAGNAFCQAAKLHMQLQSKHDSATSFVDAGNAYKKADPQEAINCLNAAIDIYTDMGRFTIAAKHHITIAEIYETELVDIEKAIAHYEQSADYYKGEESNSSANKCLLKVAAYAAQLEQYQKAIEIYEQVGANTMDNPLLKYSAKDYFFKAALCHFIVDELNAKLALEKYEEMFPAFTDSRECKLLKKLLEAHEEQNSEAYTEAVKEFDSISRLDQWLTTMLLRIKKSIQGDGEVDGDLK
- the NAPB gene encoding beta-soluble NSF attachment protein isoform X1, giving the protein MILLQVLWMLEMLTKRPIHKGRFTIAAKHHITIAEIYETELVDIEKAIAHYEQSADYYKGEESNSSANKCLLKVAAYAAQLEQYQKAIEIYEQVGANTMDNPLLKYSAKDYFFKAALCHFIVDELNAKLALEKYEEMFPAFTDSRECKLLKKLLEAHEEQNSEAYTEAVKEFDSISRLDQWLTTMLLRIKKSIQGDGEVDGDLK